The Mesorhizobium loti genome includes a region encoding these proteins:
- a CDS encoding IS1380 family transposase gives MNDLTLPLSGLSSVGGKSVVARFDGGMLSSNSGVLALAEVEKRLRVAERLARCIDDPRCPDQVVHSLADMIGFRMKMIAAGYEDGNDANRLRRDPVFKMAQDALPSGRDLASQSTLCRLENLPGVRELVAMGRAMVDLYCASFRQVPKRIVLDIDDTFDAVHGGQQLRLFNAHHDEYGFQPIVVFDGAGRFVSAILRPAKRPSGAEIRPHLRRLVRAIRINWPNIRILLRGDSHYCSPQVIDWCRANDVDFIFGLAPTTTLRKHVADLEASTTARFEASAKTGKVRRFKEFVDGAASWSRVERIIARVEVGAQGADTRFIVTNLASGKAKALYEDLYCRRGAAENHIKSWKTHLAADRTSCTRATANQFRLFLHAGAYWLMWSLRAAMPRRSSFAVAQFDTLRLRLIKIAARVVEMKTQIRLHLPTSCPDQRILRIVLDRIPQLVT, from the coding sequence ATGAACGATCTTACGCTGCCGCTGAGCGGTTTGTCATCAGTCGGCGGCAAGTCCGTCGTCGCCCGTTTCGACGGCGGCATGCTGTCGTCCAACAGCGGCGTTCTGGCTTTGGCCGAGGTGGAAAAGCGGTTGCGGGTGGCCGAGCGTCTGGCGCGTTGCATCGACGATCCGCGCTGCCCGGACCAGGTCGTCCACAGCCTGGCGGACATGATCGGCTTTCGCATGAAGATGATTGCCGCCGGCTACGAGGACGGCAACGACGCCAACCGGCTGCGCCGCGATCCGGTCTTCAAGATGGCCCAGGATGCGCTGCCGTCGGGTCGGGATCTGGCGTCGCAATCGACGCTGTGCCGGCTGGAGAACCTGCCCGGCGTGCGGGAGCTGGTTGCGATGGGGCGGGCGATGGTCGATCTCTATTGCGCCTCGTTCCGGCAGGTGCCGAAGCGGATCGTACTCGACATTGACGACACCTTCGACGCTGTGCACGGAGGCCAACAGCTTCGCCTGTTCAATGCCCACCATGACGAGTACGGCTTCCAGCCGATCGTAGTGTTCGATGGTGCGGGACGGTTCGTCAGCGCGATCCTGCGACCGGCCAAGCGGCCGAGTGGGGCTGAGATCCGCCCCCACCTGCGCCGTCTGGTGCGGGCGATCCGGATCAACTGGCCGAACATTCGAATCCTGCTCCGCGGCGATAGCCATTATTGCAGCCCGCAGGTCATCGACTGGTGCCGCGCCAACGACGTCGACTTCATCTTTGGCCTCGCGCCCACCACGACCCTGCGCAAGCATGTCGCGGATCTGGAGGCCAGCACGACGGCGCGCTTCGAAGCGTCGGCCAAGACAGGCAAGGTCCGCAGGTTCAAGGAGTTCGTTGACGGCGCCGCTAGTTGGAGCCGCGTCGAGCGCATCATCGCGCGGGTCGAGGTCGGCGCCCAAGGTGCCGACACCCGCTTCATCGTCACCAATCTGGCCAGTGGCAAGGCCAAGGCGCTCTACGAGGACCTCTACTGCCGGCGCGGCGCGGCCGAGAACCACATCAAGTCCTGGAAGACGCATCTTGCCGCCGACCGCACATCCTGCACAAGAGCGACGGCCAACCAGTTCCGGCTCTTCCTGCATGCCGGCGCCTACTGGCTGATGTGGAGCCTGCGCGCTGCGATGCCGAGGCGCTCGAGCTTTGCCGTCGCCCAATTTGACACGCTGCGATTGCGCCTCATCAAAATCGCCGCGCGGGTGGTCGAGATGAAAACGCAAATCCGCCTGCACCTGCCGACATCCTGCCCCGACCAGCGTATTCTGCGCATCGTCCTCGATCGCATCCCCCAACTCGTGACATAG
- a CDS encoding GIY-YIG nuclease family protein, whose product MTKSFTDEDNALLEELGVEIEAKKESSRTPREERVITGFEEIQRFVEKNGRPPQHGEDRDIFERLYAVRLDRLRKLADCRTVIEPFDHQGLLAGAESGPDRAPIELDDDELLAQLGVDTAEPADITELRHVRSAAEKRAAEEIANRQPCEDFETFKPLFEQVQKELSGGLRQTRRFERKSEIAPGRFYILGGQKAYVATMEQPATNEHGNIDARLRVIFDNGTESNLLMRSLQKALQQDPAGRRIVEPSAGPLFSDQNEDGDEASGVVYVLRSKSDHPAVAAHREVLHKIGVTGGDVVRRLANAKLDPTFLMADVEVVATYELFNINRTRLENLIHRIFGGARLDIEVKDRFGMPIIPREWFLVPLFVVDEAIEKIRNGTITGYTYDPKTASLTRAIS is encoded by the coding sequence GTGACTAAGAGCTTCACCGATGAGGATAATGCGCTTCTCGAAGAGCTTGGCGTCGAGATTGAGGCGAAGAAGGAGTCGAGCCGGACGCCGCGCGAAGAGCGCGTGATCACCGGCTTTGAGGAGATTCAGCGTTTCGTCGAGAAGAACGGCCGCCCTCCGCAGCACGGCGAGGACCGTGATATCTTCGAGCGCCTCTATGCCGTGCGCCTCGATCGCCTGCGAAAGTTGGCCGATTGCCGTACCGTGATTGAACCTTTCGATCATCAAGGGCTTCTGGCGGGCGCTGAATCTGGGCCGGACCGCGCCCCCATCGAACTAGACGATGACGAGCTTCTGGCGCAGCTCGGGGTAGACACCGCCGAGCCAGCCGATATCACCGAACTGCGTCACGTTCGATCGGCTGCGGAGAAGCGCGCGGCCGAGGAAATCGCCAACCGCCAGCCCTGCGAGGACTTCGAAACCTTCAAGCCGCTGTTCGAGCAGGTGCAGAAAGAACTGAGCGGCGGCTTGCGGCAAACCCGCCGCTTCGAGCGCAAGTCCGAGATCGCGCCTGGCCGATTCTATATTCTTGGTGGCCAGAAAGCCTATGTCGCGACGATGGAGCAGCCTGCCACCAATGAGCACGGTAACATCGATGCCCGGCTTCGCGTGATCTTCGACAACGGGACCGAGAGCAATTTGCTCATGCGGTCCCTTCAGAAGGCTCTGCAACAGGACCCTGCTGGCCGGCGGATTGTCGAGCCCTCGGCAGGTCCGTTATTCTCTGATCAGAACGAGGACGGGGACGAGGCAAGCGGCGTCGTCTATGTGCTGCGGAGCAAATCCGACCATCCTGCCGTCGCCGCCCACCGCGAGGTGCTGCACAAAATCGGCGTCACAGGCGGCGATGTCGTGCGACGGCTCGCCAATGCGAAGCTGGACCCGACCTTCCTCATGGCCGACGTCGAGGTCGTCGCGACCTACGAGCTATTCAACATCAACCGCACCAGGCTTGAGAATCTGATCCATCGGATATTCGGCGGGGCCCGCCTCGACATCGAGGTTAAGGATCGCTTCGGCATGCCGATCATCCCGCGAGAATGGTTCCTTGTGCCGCTTTTCGTGGTCGACGAGGCCATTGAGAAGATCCGGAACGGAACGATCACCGGCTACACCTACGACCCAAAGACGGCTTCGCTCACTCGAGCAATCAGCTAG
- a CDS encoding DEAD/DEAH box helicase family protein — MADEWMTIEETSRYLQLGKTALYDLAREGSLPSNKVGSKWLFSKTDLDAWVRSNIPLEQYFLKTPAHIDENLQLREPQVEAYQALYEYFKEGGKTAIIQIPVGCGKSGIAAIAPFGIAKGRVLVVAPNLTIKEGLFEALDVTNRQKCFWRKRNILTDEAMIGGPFATTLDTGNISVCEKSHFIVSNVQQLATNTDKWLYKFPKDFIDLIIVDEAHHSPAESWKKVLEHFDGARVINMTATPFRGDGQEIAGDLVYRYPFKKATFKGYIKRITASYAAPTELEFTAKGETKVYSLDDVLAMKDKDWFSRGIALSDPCNQTIVDNSLEKLELLRETGTAHQLIAVACSVNHARRITAMYEARGFKADLIYSEMDEEKKIEVKRRLTSGELDCIVQVQMLGEGFDHPKLSVAAIFRPFRTLAPYIQFVGRILRVIVQNSPGHPDNYGHVVTHAGMNLDERLREFKMFESDDQKFWEEIIGGKEPEAPEEVKSGEARMKLSEPVVVNYEIVDSLIEEQFTSAEQEDIIRELRENLERLGLDPDQAEAIVLARSTTQATSKAAQPYQKLPIREWEMRRKGLNDEVSRAANLLVNRLGINRAGREIVNSGIPATNNFVACVTLINKELKKNNPKERKDWSTEEFEGAIKSLEEILNNLTKRYKGILGGKAKG; from the coding sequence ATGGCCGACGAATGGATGACGATCGAGGAAACGTCGCGGTACCTGCAGCTCGGCAAAACGGCTCTGTACGACCTCGCGCGCGAAGGGTCCCTTCCATCTAACAAGGTCGGGAGCAAATGGCTCTTCAGCAAAACCGATTTGGATGCGTGGGTTCGCTCAAACATCCCGCTGGAACAGTACTTCCTCAAGACGCCCGCACACATTGACGAGAACCTCCAACTCCGCGAACCGCAAGTCGAAGCTTACCAGGCCCTGTACGAATATTTCAAAGAGGGCGGCAAAACAGCCATCATCCAGATTCCTGTCGGCTGCGGGAAATCAGGCATCGCCGCGATCGCGCCGTTTGGGATCGCAAAGGGTCGCGTGCTGGTAGTTGCGCCCAATCTCACGATCAAGGAGGGTCTGTTCGAGGCGCTTGATGTCACAAACCGGCAGAAGTGCTTCTGGCGTAAGCGGAATATCCTCACTGACGAGGCAATGATTGGCGGGCCCTTCGCGACGACGCTGGACACCGGAAACATATCCGTTTGCGAGAAGTCTCACTTCATCGTGTCGAACGTGCAGCAGCTCGCAACCAACACGGACAAATGGCTCTACAAATTTCCCAAGGATTTCATCGACCTGATCATCGTCGACGAAGCTCACCACTCGCCGGCTGAAAGTTGGAAGAAGGTTCTTGAGCACTTCGACGGTGCGCGCGTCATCAACATGACTGCCACGCCGTTCCGCGGCGACGGGCAGGAAATCGCCGGTGATCTCGTCTATCGATACCCGTTCAAGAAAGCGACATTTAAAGGCTACATCAAGCGCATCACGGCATCCTACGCCGCGCCAACCGAACTTGAATTCACGGCGAAGGGCGAGACCAAGGTCTATTCGCTTGATGACGTGCTGGCGATGAAGGACAAGGACTGGTTTAGCCGAGGGATCGCGCTCTCAGATCCATGCAACCAAACCATCGTGGACAACAGCCTCGAAAAGCTTGAGCTGTTGAGAGAGACCGGCACCGCGCACCAGTTGATCGCCGTCGCTTGCAGCGTGAATCACGCTCGCAGGATCACGGCGATGTACGAAGCGCGGGGTTTTAAGGCGGACCTCATCTACAGCGAAATGGACGAAGAGAAGAAGATCGAGGTTAAGCGGCGGCTGACGAGCGGCGAACTCGACTGCATCGTCCAAGTTCAGATGCTCGGCGAGGGCTTCGACCATCCCAAATTAAGCGTTGCAGCAATCTTCCGACCATTTCGCACCTTGGCGCCGTACATTCAATTTGTCGGTCGGATCCTGCGCGTTATCGTGCAAAACAGTCCCGGCCACCCCGACAACTACGGTCACGTCGTAACGCACGCCGGCATGAACTTGGATGAGCGGCTGCGTGAATTCAAAATGTTTGAAAGCGACGATCAAAAGTTTTGGGAGGAAATCATTGGCGGGAAGGAACCGGAGGCGCCCGAGGAAGTGAAATCTGGCGAAGCGAGGATGAAGTTGTCTGAGCCGGTCGTCGTGAATTACGAGATCGTCGACTCCCTCATTGAAGAACAATTCACGTCCGCAGAACAAGAAGACATTATCAGGGAGTTGCGTGAAAATCTCGAGCGGCTTGGCTTAGACCCGGATCAGGCGGAAGCGATCGTGCTCGCGCGCTCGACCACCCAAGCGACCTCGAAGGCCGCCCAGCCCTATCAGAAGCTTCCCATTCGCGAGTGGGAAATGCGCCGTAAAGGGCTCAACGATGAGGTCAGCCGTGCGGCAAATCTGCTCGTGAACAGGTTAGGCATCAATCGAGCGGGCCGTGAGATTGTCAATAGCGGCATACCTGCCACAAATAATTTTGTCGCTTGCGTCACCCTCATAAATAAGGAACTCAAGAAGAATAACCCGAAAGAACGCAAGGATTGGTCGACAGAAGAATTTGAGGGCGCCATCAAGAGCCTCGAAGAAATCCTCAACAATCTGACTAAAAGATATAAGGGGATTTTGGGTGGCAAAGCCAAAGGGTAA
- a CDS encoding GMC family oxidoreductase: protein MTKTYDYIIAGAGSAGCTLANRLVSAGKRVLLVEAGPADNSRFIDMPATFAKVIGTTRSWIYQSDPEPSVGGRTLPIPQGRTLGGGSSINAMLYIRGQPEDYDGWRDLGCPGWGWDDVLPVYRRLERNERLAGDRHGNAGPLPVSDPRHRHPLSLAYVKAAQQAGYRYNDDFNGEEQAGVGFYQTTTANGERQSAAKVFLKPLAGNANLTVITDALITGLTLENGAASGLAYTTADGQSCTVTAEAEVILAAGALATPKLMMLSGLGPAEHLAELGIPVIRDMPAVGRDLQDHVAAPLYALTRKPISLLGQDRGLKALRHGIEYLLFRSGLLTSNVVESGGFFDTDGDGRPDVQFHVLPVMIESAEHGSIERHGMEINPCVLRPKSRGTILLRSRDPQAPIRFTTGFLSHPDDLATLLAGMKIARTVLRQPALEEVIAEELAPSNADDLPDQTIVDHIIRHAKTVYHPSGTCRMGSDETAVVDPQLRVRGVPRLRIADASIMPRLISGNTNAPAIMIGDRCADFILGA from the coding sequence ATGACAAAAACCTACGACTACATCATCGCCGGCGCCGGCTCGGCCGGCTGCACGCTGGCCAACCGGCTGGTCAGCGCGGGCAAGCGCGTGCTTCTGGTCGAGGCCGGGCCCGCGGACAATTCCCGCTTCATCGACATGCCCGCCACCTTCGCCAAGGTAATCGGCACGACACGCAGCTGGATCTACCAGTCGGACCCTGAGCCAAGCGTCGGCGGCCGCACCTTGCCGATCCCGCAGGGCCGCACGCTGGGCGGCGGCTCGTCAATCAACGCCATGCTCTATATCAGGGGCCAGCCTGAGGATTATGACGGCTGGCGCGATCTCGGCTGCCCCGGCTGGGGCTGGGACGACGTGCTGCCGGTCTACAGGCGACTGGAGCGCAACGAGCGGCTGGCCGGCGATCGCCACGGCAATGCCGGTCCGCTGCCGGTGTCGGACCCGCGCCACAGGCATCCGCTGTCGCTGGCCTATGTCAAGGCCGCTCAGCAGGCTGGCTACAGATACAACGATGACTTCAACGGCGAGGAGCAGGCAGGCGTCGGCTTCTACCAGACGACGACCGCGAACGGCGAGCGGCAGTCGGCGGCAAAGGTGTTCCTGAAGCCGCTGGCCGGCAACGCCAACCTTACGGTGATCACCGATGCGCTGATCACCGGGCTGACGCTGGAGAATGGCGCGGCGAGCGGGCTTGCCTACACCACAGCGGATGGGCAGAGTTGCACGGTCACCGCCGAGGCCGAAGTGATCCTCGCCGCCGGCGCGCTTGCCACCCCGAAGCTGATGATGCTGTCGGGCCTGGGGCCGGCCGAGCATCTGGCGGAATTGGGCATTCCTGTGATCCGCGACATGCCGGCGGTCGGCCGCGACCTGCAGGACCATGTCGCGGCACCGCTCTATGCGCTGACCCGCAAGCCGATCTCGCTGCTCGGCCAGGATCGCGGCCTGAAGGCGCTGCGCCATGGCATCGAGTATCTGCTGTTTCGCAGCGGCCTGCTCACCTCCAACGTGGTCGAGAGCGGCGGGTTCTTCGACACCGACGGCGACGGCCGGCCCGATGTGCAATTCCATGTGCTGCCGGTGATGATCGAAAGCGCCGAGCATGGCTCGATCGAGCGCCACGGCATGGAGATCAATCCTTGCGTGCTCCGGCCGAAATCACGCGGCACGATCCTGTTGCGGTCACGCGATCCGCAGGCGCCGATTCGTTTCACCACCGGCTTCCTGTCGCACCCTGACGACCTCGCCACGCTGCTCGCCGGCATGAAGATCGCCCGCACCGTCCTGCGCCAGCCGGCGTTGGAGGAAGTGATCGCCGAGGAGCTCGCGCCCAGCAATGCCGACGACCTTCCAGATCAGACCATCGTTGACCACATTATTCGCCACGCCAAGACGGTCTATCACCCCTCGGGAACCTGCCGCATGGGCTCGGACGAAACCGCGGTGGTCGATCCGCAACTTCGGGTGCGCGGCGTGCCGCGCCTGCGCATTGCAGATGCCTCGATCATGCCGCGCCTGATCAGCGGCAACACCAACGCGCCGGCGATCATGATCGGCGACCGCTGCGCCGATTTCATTCTTGGGGCATAG